Proteins from a single region of Sebastes umbrosus isolate fSebUmb1 chromosome 8, fSebUmb1.pri, whole genome shotgun sequence:
- the usp39 gene encoding U4/U6.U5 tri-snRNP-associated protein 2 isoform X1 — translation MMVSLKREREAEVEDEEDSEGRVAAKIGRGRALEDRRSRHCPYLDTINRSVLDFDFEKLCSISLSHINVYACLICGKYFQGRGLKSHAYTHSVQFTHHVFLNLHTLKFYCLPDNYEIIDSSLEDITYVLKPTFTKQHIGGLDKQGKLYRAYDGTTYLPGIVGLNNIKANDYANVVLQAFSNVPPLRNYFLEEENYIGIRRPPGDIMFLLVQRFGELMRKLWNPRNFKAHVSPHEMLQAVVLCSKKNFQITKQGDAVDFMTWFLNALHGALGGTKKKTSSITKAFQGSMRIFSKKLPHPDLTPEEKEALLVTDEYQEQMSESTFLFLTLDLPTAPLYKDEKEQLIIPQVPLFNILGKFNGNTEKEYKTYKENFLKRFQLTKLPPYLVFCIKRFTKNNFFVEKNPTIVNFPITNVDLREYLTEEAQVTEKHTTYDLVANVVHDGKPTEGAYRIHVLHHGTGKWYEMQDLQVTDILPQMITLSEAYIQIWKRQESDDDTNNHTGV, via the exons TAGCAGCCAAAATAGGCCGAGGACGTGCACTAGAAGACAGAAGAAGCCGCCACTGTCCTTACCTTGACACCATAAACAG GAGTGTGCTGGACTTTGACTTCGAGAAACtctgctccatctctctctcccacatCAATGTCTACGCCTGCCTTATATGTGGGAAATACTTTCAAG GTAGAGGACTGAAGTCCCATGCTTACACTCACAGTGTGCAGTTTACCCATCATGTGTTCCTGAATCTGCACACACTCAAGTTTTACTGTCTGCCAGACAACTACGAGATCATTGACTCTTCACTAGAAGATATCACG tatgtgctgAAACCAACTTTCACCAAGCAGCACATTGGCGGGTTGGACAAGCAGGGTAAACTGTACCGAGCCTACGATGGCACAACCTACCTACCAGGCATCGTAGGGCTCAACAACATCAAAGCCAACGACTACGCCAATGTGGTTTTACAG GCTTTTTCCAATGTTCCACCGTTGCGAAACTACTTCCTGGAGGAGGAAAACTACATTGGAATCCGCAGGCCGCCGGGGGACATCATGTTCCTCTTGGTGCAGAGGTTTGGTGAGCTGATGCGCAAACTTTGGAATCCGAGAAACTTCAAGGCTCATGTGTCACCACATGAGATGCTGCAGGCTGTTGTGCTGTGCAGCAAGAAGAACTTCCAAATTACCAAGCAAG GAGATGCTGTGGACTTCATGACGTGGTTCTTGAATGCTCTGCATGGTGCCCTTGGAGGcaccaagaaaaaaacat CAAGCATTACAAAAGCATTTCAAGGCTCCATGCGGATCTTCTCCAAGAAACTTCCACACCCAGATTTA acaCCGGAGGAGAAAGAGGCATTGCTCGTGACAGATGAGTACCAGGAGCAGATGTCAGAGTCCACCTTCCTGTTTCTAACCCTCGACCTCCCAACAGCTCCACTGTACAAGGATGAGAAGGAGCAGCTCATTATCCCGCAGGTTCCTCTCTTCAACATCCTGGGCAAGTTCAATGGCAACACAGAGAAG GAGTACAAAACCTACAAAGAGAATTTTCTCAAAAGGTTCCAGCTGACCAAACTGCCTCCGTACCTCGTCTTTTGCATCAAAAGATTCACCAAGAACAACTTCTTTGTGGAAAAGAACCCCACAATTGTCAACTTCCCCATCAC GAATGTAGACCTTCGTGAGTACTTGACAGAAGAAGCTCAAGTTACAGAGAAGCACACAACGTACGACCTCGTTGCCAACGtagtgcatgatgggaaaccCACTGAGGGAGCGTACAGAATACACGTTCTGCATCAT GGAACTGGGAAGTGGTATGAGATGCAGGACCTACAGGTGACGGACATTCTCCCCCAGATGATTACGCTGTCGGAGGCCTACATCCAG
- the usp39 gene encoding U4/U6.U5 tri-snRNP-associated protein 2 isoform X3, whose product MMVSLKREREAEVEDEEDSEVAAKIGRGRALEDRRSRHCPYLDTINRSVLDFDFEKLCSISLSHINVYACLICGKYFQGRGLKSHAYTHSVQFTHHVFLNLHTLKFYCLPDNYEIIDSSLEDITYVLKPTFTKQHIGGLDKQGKLYRAYDGTTYLPGIVGLNNIKANDYANVVLQAFSNVPPLRNYFLEEENYIGIRRPPGDIMFLLVQRFGELMRKLWNPRNFKAHVSPHEMLQAVVLCSKKNFQITKQGDAVDFMTWFLNALHGALGGTKKKTSSITKAFQGSMRIFSKKLPHPDLTPEEKEALLVTDEYQEQMSESTFLFLTLDLPTAPLYKDEKEQLIIPQVPLFNILGKFNGNTEKEYKTYKENFLKRFQLTKLPPYLVFCIKRFTKNNFFVEKNPTIVNFPITNVDLREYLTEEAQVTEKHTTYDLVANVVHDGKPTEGAYRIHVLHHGTGKWYEMQDLQVTDILPQMITLSEAYIQIWKRQESDDDTNNHTGV is encoded by the exons TAGCAGCCAAAATAGGCCGAGGACGTGCACTAGAAGACAGAAGAAGCCGCCACTGTCCTTACCTTGACACCATAAACAG GAGTGTGCTGGACTTTGACTTCGAGAAACtctgctccatctctctctcccacatCAATGTCTACGCCTGCCTTATATGTGGGAAATACTTTCAAG GTAGAGGACTGAAGTCCCATGCTTACACTCACAGTGTGCAGTTTACCCATCATGTGTTCCTGAATCTGCACACACTCAAGTTTTACTGTCTGCCAGACAACTACGAGATCATTGACTCTTCACTAGAAGATATCACG tatgtgctgAAACCAACTTTCACCAAGCAGCACATTGGCGGGTTGGACAAGCAGGGTAAACTGTACCGAGCCTACGATGGCACAACCTACCTACCAGGCATCGTAGGGCTCAACAACATCAAAGCCAACGACTACGCCAATGTGGTTTTACAG GCTTTTTCCAATGTTCCACCGTTGCGAAACTACTTCCTGGAGGAGGAAAACTACATTGGAATCCGCAGGCCGCCGGGGGACATCATGTTCCTCTTGGTGCAGAGGTTTGGTGAGCTGATGCGCAAACTTTGGAATCCGAGAAACTTCAAGGCTCATGTGTCACCACATGAGATGCTGCAGGCTGTTGTGCTGTGCAGCAAGAAGAACTTCCAAATTACCAAGCAAG GAGATGCTGTGGACTTCATGACGTGGTTCTTGAATGCTCTGCATGGTGCCCTTGGAGGcaccaagaaaaaaacat CAAGCATTACAAAAGCATTTCAAGGCTCCATGCGGATCTTCTCCAAGAAACTTCCACACCCAGATTTA acaCCGGAGGAGAAAGAGGCATTGCTCGTGACAGATGAGTACCAGGAGCAGATGTCAGAGTCCACCTTCCTGTTTCTAACCCTCGACCTCCCAACAGCTCCACTGTACAAGGATGAGAAGGAGCAGCTCATTATCCCGCAGGTTCCTCTCTTCAACATCCTGGGCAAGTTCAATGGCAACACAGAGAAG GAGTACAAAACCTACAAAGAGAATTTTCTCAAAAGGTTCCAGCTGACCAAACTGCCTCCGTACCTCGTCTTTTGCATCAAAAGATTCACCAAGAACAACTTCTTTGTGGAAAAGAACCCCACAATTGTCAACTTCCCCATCAC GAATGTAGACCTTCGTGAGTACTTGACAGAAGAAGCTCAAGTTACAGAGAAGCACACAACGTACGACCTCGTTGCCAACGtagtgcatgatgggaaaccCACTGAGGGAGCGTACAGAATACACGTTCTGCATCAT GGAACTGGGAAGTGGTATGAGATGCAGGACCTACAGGTGACGGACATTCTCCCCCAGATGATTACGCTGTCGGAGGCCTACATCCAG
- the usp39 gene encoding U4/U6.U5 tri-snRNP-associated protein 2 isoform X2 — protein sequence MMVSLKREREAEVEDEEDSEGRAAKIGRGRALEDRRSRHCPYLDTINRSVLDFDFEKLCSISLSHINVYACLICGKYFQGRGLKSHAYTHSVQFTHHVFLNLHTLKFYCLPDNYEIIDSSLEDITYVLKPTFTKQHIGGLDKQGKLYRAYDGTTYLPGIVGLNNIKANDYANVVLQAFSNVPPLRNYFLEEENYIGIRRPPGDIMFLLVQRFGELMRKLWNPRNFKAHVSPHEMLQAVVLCSKKNFQITKQGDAVDFMTWFLNALHGALGGTKKKTSSITKAFQGSMRIFSKKLPHPDLTPEEKEALLVTDEYQEQMSESTFLFLTLDLPTAPLYKDEKEQLIIPQVPLFNILGKFNGNTEKEYKTYKENFLKRFQLTKLPPYLVFCIKRFTKNNFFVEKNPTIVNFPITNVDLREYLTEEAQVTEKHTTYDLVANVVHDGKPTEGAYRIHVLHHGTGKWYEMQDLQVTDILPQMITLSEAYIQIWKRQESDDDTNNHTGV from the exons CAGCCAAAATAGGCCGAGGACGTGCACTAGAAGACAGAAGAAGCCGCCACTGTCCTTACCTTGACACCATAAACAG GAGTGTGCTGGACTTTGACTTCGAGAAACtctgctccatctctctctcccacatCAATGTCTACGCCTGCCTTATATGTGGGAAATACTTTCAAG GTAGAGGACTGAAGTCCCATGCTTACACTCACAGTGTGCAGTTTACCCATCATGTGTTCCTGAATCTGCACACACTCAAGTTTTACTGTCTGCCAGACAACTACGAGATCATTGACTCTTCACTAGAAGATATCACG tatgtgctgAAACCAACTTTCACCAAGCAGCACATTGGCGGGTTGGACAAGCAGGGTAAACTGTACCGAGCCTACGATGGCACAACCTACCTACCAGGCATCGTAGGGCTCAACAACATCAAAGCCAACGACTACGCCAATGTGGTTTTACAG GCTTTTTCCAATGTTCCACCGTTGCGAAACTACTTCCTGGAGGAGGAAAACTACATTGGAATCCGCAGGCCGCCGGGGGACATCATGTTCCTCTTGGTGCAGAGGTTTGGTGAGCTGATGCGCAAACTTTGGAATCCGAGAAACTTCAAGGCTCATGTGTCACCACATGAGATGCTGCAGGCTGTTGTGCTGTGCAGCAAGAAGAACTTCCAAATTACCAAGCAAG GAGATGCTGTGGACTTCATGACGTGGTTCTTGAATGCTCTGCATGGTGCCCTTGGAGGcaccaagaaaaaaacat CAAGCATTACAAAAGCATTTCAAGGCTCCATGCGGATCTTCTCCAAGAAACTTCCACACCCAGATTTA acaCCGGAGGAGAAAGAGGCATTGCTCGTGACAGATGAGTACCAGGAGCAGATGTCAGAGTCCACCTTCCTGTTTCTAACCCTCGACCTCCCAACAGCTCCACTGTACAAGGATGAGAAGGAGCAGCTCATTATCCCGCAGGTTCCTCTCTTCAACATCCTGGGCAAGTTCAATGGCAACACAGAGAAG GAGTACAAAACCTACAAAGAGAATTTTCTCAAAAGGTTCCAGCTGACCAAACTGCCTCCGTACCTCGTCTTTTGCATCAAAAGATTCACCAAGAACAACTTCTTTGTGGAAAAGAACCCCACAATTGTCAACTTCCCCATCAC GAATGTAGACCTTCGTGAGTACTTGACAGAAGAAGCTCAAGTTACAGAGAAGCACACAACGTACGACCTCGTTGCCAACGtagtgcatgatgggaaaccCACTGAGGGAGCGTACAGAATACACGTTCTGCATCAT GGAACTGGGAAGTGGTATGAGATGCAGGACCTACAGGTGACGGACATTCTCCCCCAGATGATTACGCTGTCGGAGGCCTACATCCAG
- the usp39 gene encoding U4/U6.U5 tri-snRNP-associated protein 2 isoform X4, translated as MMVSLKREREAEVEDEEDSEAAKIGRGRALEDRRSRHCPYLDTINRSVLDFDFEKLCSISLSHINVYACLICGKYFQGRGLKSHAYTHSVQFTHHVFLNLHTLKFYCLPDNYEIIDSSLEDITYVLKPTFTKQHIGGLDKQGKLYRAYDGTTYLPGIVGLNNIKANDYANVVLQAFSNVPPLRNYFLEEENYIGIRRPPGDIMFLLVQRFGELMRKLWNPRNFKAHVSPHEMLQAVVLCSKKNFQITKQGDAVDFMTWFLNALHGALGGTKKKTSSITKAFQGSMRIFSKKLPHPDLTPEEKEALLVTDEYQEQMSESTFLFLTLDLPTAPLYKDEKEQLIIPQVPLFNILGKFNGNTEKEYKTYKENFLKRFQLTKLPPYLVFCIKRFTKNNFFVEKNPTIVNFPITNVDLREYLTEEAQVTEKHTTYDLVANVVHDGKPTEGAYRIHVLHHGTGKWYEMQDLQVTDILPQMITLSEAYIQIWKRQESDDDTNNHTGV; from the exons CAGCCAAAATAGGCCGAGGACGTGCACTAGAAGACAGAAGAAGCCGCCACTGTCCTTACCTTGACACCATAAACAG GAGTGTGCTGGACTTTGACTTCGAGAAACtctgctccatctctctctcccacatCAATGTCTACGCCTGCCTTATATGTGGGAAATACTTTCAAG GTAGAGGACTGAAGTCCCATGCTTACACTCACAGTGTGCAGTTTACCCATCATGTGTTCCTGAATCTGCACACACTCAAGTTTTACTGTCTGCCAGACAACTACGAGATCATTGACTCTTCACTAGAAGATATCACG tatgtgctgAAACCAACTTTCACCAAGCAGCACATTGGCGGGTTGGACAAGCAGGGTAAACTGTACCGAGCCTACGATGGCACAACCTACCTACCAGGCATCGTAGGGCTCAACAACATCAAAGCCAACGACTACGCCAATGTGGTTTTACAG GCTTTTTCCAATGTTCCACCGTTGCGAAACTACTTCCTGGAGGAGGAAAACTACATTGGAATCCGCAGGCCGCCGGGGGACATCATGTTCCTCTTGGTGCAGAGGTTTGGTGAGCTGATGCGCAAACTTTGGAATCCGAGAAACTTCAAGGCTCATGTGTCACCACATGAGATGCTGCAGGCTGTTGTGCTGTGCAGCAAGAAGAACTTCCAAATTACCAAGCAAG GAGATGCTGTGGACTTCATGACGTGGTTCTTGAATGCTCTGCATGGTGCCCTTGGAGGcaccaagaaaaaaacat CAAGCATTACAAAAGCATTTCAAGGCTCCATGCGGATCTTCTCCAAGAAACTTCCACACCCAGATTTA acaCCGGAGGAGAAAGAGGCATTGCTCGTGACAGATGAGTACCAGGAGCAGATGTCAGAGTCCACCTTCCTGTTTCTAACCCTCGACCTCCCAACAGCTCCACTGTACAAGGATGAGAAGGAGCAGCTCATTATCCCGCAGGTTCCTCTCTTCAACATCCTGGGCAAGTTCAATGGCAACACAGAGAAG GAGTACAAAACCTACAAAGAGAATTTTCTCAAAAGGTTCCAGCTGACCAAACTGCCTCCGTACCTCGTCTTTTGCATCAAAAGATTCACCAAGAACAACTTCTTTGTGGAAAAGAACCCCACAATTGTCAACTTCCCCATCAC GAATGTAGACCTTCGTGAGTACTTGACAGAAGAAGCTCAAGTTACAGAGAAGCACACAACGTACGACCTCGTTGCCAACGtagtgcatgatgggaaaccCACTGAGGGAGCGTACAGAATACACGTTCTGCATCAT GGAACTGGGAAGTGGTATGAGATGCAGGACCTACAGGTGACGGACATTCTCCCCCAGATGATTACGCTGTCGGAGGCCTACATCCAG